In Candidatus Zixiibacteriota bacterium, one genomic interval encodes:
- a CDS encoding multiheme c-type cytochrome, which produces MRVVAKTIALLIVGGALMAWAQVPTTIDDFFLPGSQPGETGNLETPDKCDNCHGGYDPTVEQAFVWRGSMMSQAMRDPLFLATMTIANQDAPESGDLCIRCHTPQGWLEGRSIPTDGSALTASDREGVTCDFCHKLVTPSPVGVNPYPNDSAYNAETFAADQNYLATMSTIPTHAANGMYITDSDNSKRGPYVEAEARHQYLYSPLHPSSALCGTCHDVSNPAFTRDSSGAYVPNTFGSPAPDFDPRSMFPVERTYSEWLHSAYNTPEGVYAPQFGGNKDTVRTCQDCHLKDVTGVGCNKNGAPERDDLPLHDMTGGNTFVPLIIESVFPGETDPAALDAGIARARGMLQKAASMQLTVTESGDSLALTVRVVNETGHKLPSGYPEGRRIWLNIQVFDSSDQLIYESGAYDSTTAVLTHDAAAKVYEIKPGISNSLSGIIGLPAGPSFHFVLNDTVYSDNRIPPRGFTNVDYTTIQSPPVAYSYADGQFWDDTDYMISPGAVRIFAKLLYQTTSKEYIEFLRDENVTDDWGDTLYSLWSTFGMSAPEVMLFDSLLVTPPSETCCEDRRGNVDGIIDGNVDIDIGDLVWLVDYMFTGGPVPPCTEEANIDGSCCAVGTAESLSDIDIADLVTLVDFMFTGGPPPVDCP; this is translated from the coding sequence GTGCGTGTAGTTGCCAAGACAATAGCACTACTGATCGTCGGGGGAGCGCTGATGGCGTGGGCACAAGTGCCTACCACCATAGACGATTTCTTCTTGCCGGGATCACAGCCGGGTGAGACTGGCAATCTTGAAACACCGGACAAATGCGATAACTGTCACGGCGGTTATGACCCGACCGTAGAACAGGCCTTCGTCTGGCGCGGCAGCATGATGTCGCAAGCTATGCGAGACCCGCTGTTTCTGGCCACGATGACGATCGCCAATCAGGATGCTCCGGAAAGCGGCGATCTGTGTATTCGCTGTCACACACCTCAAGGTTGGCTGGAGGGTCGCTCGATACCCACCGATGGATCGGCTCTTACTGCAAGCGACCGGGAAGGAGTTACATGCGATTTCTGCCACAAGCTGGTGACACCGTCGCCGGTGGGCGTGAATCCGTACCCCAACGATTCCGCCTATAACGCAGAAACATTCGCCGCAGATCAAAACTACCTGGCCACCATGAGTACCATCCCGACGCATGCTGCCAACGGCATGTACATCACAGATTCCGACAATTCCAAACGCGGCCCGTATGTCGAGGCTGAGGCACGGCATCAGTATCTTTACTCTCCCCTGCATCCTTCGTCGGCATTATGCGGAACCTGCCACGATGTCAGTAATCCTGCCTTCACGCGGGACAGTAGTGGCGCTTACGTTCCCAACACTTTCGGTTCACCCGCACCTGATTTTGATCCACGCAGTATGTTCCCGGTTGAGCGCACCTACAGCGAATGGCTACACAGCGCCTACAACACGCCCGAAGGAGTCTATGCCCCACAGTTCGGCGGTAACAAAGACACGGTGAGGACGTGCCAGGATTGTCATCTTAAAGATGTCACCGGCGTTGGCTGCAACAAGAACGGCGCGCCGGAGCGCGACGATCTCCCGCTGCATGACATGACCGGCGGCAATACTTTCGTGCCTCTCATCATTGAGTCTGTCTTTCCCGGTGAGACAGACCCGGCGGCATTGGATGCTGGTATTGCGCGAGCGCGGGGTATGCTTCAGAAAGCAGCCAGTATGCAACTGACAGTTACGGAATCAGGCGACAGTCTCGCCTTGACAGTTCGTGTTGTGAATGAAACCGGTCACAAACTGCCATCGGGCTATCCGGAAGGGAGACGTATCTGGCTCAACATCCAGGTCTTCGACAGCAGCGACCAGTTGATCTATGAGTCAGGCGCCTACGACAGCACCACGGCAGTTCTGACCCACGATGCCGCGGCCAAAGTTTACGAGATCAAACCGGGTATCTCAAACAGTCTAAGCGGCATCATCGGCTTGCCCGCAGGTCCGTCATTTCACTTTGTGCTGAATGACACCGTGTATAGCGACAACCGCATTCCACCGCGCGGGTTTACCAATGTCGACTACACCACAATACAATCTCCTCCGGTAGCCTATAGTTATGCCGATGGACAATTCTGGGACGACACCGACTATATGATTTCTCCAGGCGCAGTCAGGATATTCGCGAAGCTTCTGTATCAGACTACGAGCAAGGAATACATCGAGTTCCTGCGCGACGAGAACGTGACCGATGACTGGGGTGATACTCTGTACAGCCTCTGGTCGACGTTTGGTATGTCGGCGCCGGAGGTCATGCTGTTCGATAGCTTGCTGGTCACACCGCCGAGTGAGACTTGCTGCGAAGACAGGCGTGGTAACGTGGACGGCATCATCGACGGCAATGTCGACATCGACATCGGCGATCTGGTTTGGTTAGTCGACTACATGTTCACAGGAGGGCCGGTTCCGCCGTGCACCGAAGAGGCCAACATCGACGGTAGTTGTTGTGCCGTCGGGACGGCTGAAAGCCTGTCCGACATTGATATCGCCGACCTGGTCACTCTTGTAGACTTCATGTTCACCGGTGGTCCACCGCCTGTGGATTGTCCGTAG